A single genomic interval of Roseomonas aeriglobus harbors:
- a CDS encoding iron ABC transporter permease, producing MRLILLLALASLVAVVSACFLGSTPLPAERLLSALVGQGLPGDAVVVWMIRLPRALAAFLAGAALGISGAALQGLLRNPLAEPGVLGVSACATLAATVALYYGFVGASPVALPAASILGALAATALIAGTAMRTTSVATLILIGVGLSSFAGAIMALMLNLAPDPFSLADMINWTLGSVANRSFAEIAGTAPFMAAGGALLFLTRRGLSALTLGEEAAAGIGLDLRRQRIAVVLGAGLATGASVALAGAIGFVGIVAPHLVRPWVGHDPARSLLPSGLLAGLFLVLADIGVRLIPTTAELRLGVVAALVGAPLFVLIAARRRGT from the coding sequence ATGAGGCTCATCCTTCTCCTCGCGCTCGCCAGCCTGGTTGCTGTCGTCTCCGCCTGCTTCCTCGGCTCGACACCGCTGCCGGCGGAGCGCCTTCTCTCTGCCCTGGTCGGTCAGGGCCTACCCGGCGATGCCGTCGTCGTATGGATGATCCGCCTGCCGCGCGCCCTCGCCGCGTTCCTCGCCGGCGCTGCGCTCGGGATCAGCGGGGCGGCGCTTCAAGGGCTGCTGCGAAATCCACTTGCCGAACCGGGCGTGCTCGGCGTGTCTGCCTGTGCGACGCTCGCGGCGACAGTGGCGCTGTACTACGGGTTCGTCGGTGCGTCGCCGGTCGCGCTTCCTGCCGCATCGATCCTCGGCGCGCTCGCGGCCACGGCGCTGATCGCAGGCACCGCGATGCGGACGACGTCGGTCGCCACGCTCATCCTGATCGGTGTCGGTCTGTCGAGCTTTGCCGGCGCGATCATGGCGTTGATGCTCAACCTCGCGCCCGATCCGTTCAGCCTGGCCGACATGATCAACTGGACGCTGGGATCGGTCGCCAACCGCAGCTTTGCCGAGATCGCCGGGACGGCGCCCTTCATGGCCGCTGGCGGTGCGCTGCTGTTCCTGACCCGCCGCGGCCTGTCCGCACTGACGCTAGGGGAAGAAGCTGCCGCGGGAATCGGCCTCGACCTCCGCCGTCAGCGTATTGCCGTGGTGCTGGGGGCGGGGCTTGCGACCGGCGCGTCGGTCGCGCTGGCGGGGGCGATCGGTTTCGTCGGCATCGTCGCGCCGCACCTCGTGCGTCCCTGGGTCGGGCATGACCCGGCACGCAGCCTGCTGCCATCCGGCCTGCTCGCCGGCCTGTTTCTGGTCCTTGCCGATATCGGTGTACGGCTGATCCCGACGACGGCCGAGCTGCGGTTGGGCGTGGTCGCCGCACTCGTCGGTGCGCCCTTGTTCGTGCTTATCGCGGCGCGGAGGCGGGGGACGTGA
- a CDS encoding ABC transporter ATP-binding protein, whose amino-acid sequence MIRAAGLRYRNRIADAGLSVAPGELVVLLGPNGAGKTTLLQLLLGLAVPDAGTAEIDGRPAAAIAPIERARRISYLPQARPIAWPACVRDIVALGRFAYGASGRLRGQDAAAVDRALTACDLTAFAGRRADTLSGGEAARMHLARALAAEAPVIVADEPVASLDPRHQHRVLALLAQFVADGGGALVVLHDLDLAARYADRLVWMADGRIVADGPVAETMTEERVAAVYGVRARMTGDGIAVTGLV is encoded by the coding sequence GTGATCCGGGCGGCGGGCCTTCGTTATCGCAACCGCATCGCTGATGCCGGCCTGTCCGTCGCGCCGGGCGAATTGGTCGTGCTGCTCGGCCCCAACGGCGCGGGCAAGACGACGCTGCTGCAGTTGCTGCTCGGGCTTGCCGTGCCCGATGCCGGGACGGCGGAGATCGACGGTCGCCCGGCGGCTGCGATCGCGCCGATCGAGCGCGCGCGGCGCATCTCGTACCTGCCCCAGGCGCGTCCGATCGCCTGGCCGGCCTGCGTGCGCGATATCGTTGCGCTCGGCCGCTTTGCCTATGGCGCAAGCGGGCGGCTGCGGGGGCAGGATGCCGCGGCGGTCGATCGCGCCCTGACCGCCTGCGACCTGACCGCATTCGCCGGCCGTCGTGCGGATACATTGTCGGGCGGGGAGGCTGCGCGGATGCACCTTGCGCGCGCGCTCGCGGCCGAAGCGCCGGTGATTGTCGCCGACGAGCCCGTCGCTTCGCTCGATCCGCGGCATCAGCACCGTGTGCTCGCGCTGCTCGCGCAGTTCGTCGCCGACGGCGGCGGGGCGCTGGTCGTCCTCCACGATCTCGACCTCGCGGCGCGCTATGCCGACCGGCTCGTCTGGATGGCCGACGGGCGGATCGTGGCCGATGGACCGGTTGCAGAAACGATGACCGAGGAACGGGTCGCCGCCGTCTATGGGGTCAGGGCGCGGATGACCGGTGACGGTATCGCCGTTACCGGCCTGGTCTAG
- the hutC gene encoding histidine utilization repressor: protein MTPLHDRIRRDLEREILAGTRAPGSRIPVEHALMADYGCSRMTVSKALAALAADGFIERRKRAGTFVARPRVHSMVLDIPDLAHEVRNRGQAYAYRLEARTIRTADPGDPVAVEIARGGALLQLSGTHLADGIPLAIEDRLIALVAVPDSEGADFSTTSPGAWLLEHVAWTEAESRIAAVGADAATARRLAVAAGTACLAIDRRTWRGGEPITYVRQIFVGTAYDLSARFGPAAR from the coding sequence ATGACGCCACTGCACGACCGCATCCGTCGCGATCTCGAACGCGAGATTCTGGCCGGCACGCGAGCGCCCGGCTCGCGCATCCCGGTCGAGCATGCATTGATGGCCGACTATGGCTGCTCGCGCATGACGGTCAGCAAGGCGCTGGCGGCGCTCGCTGCAGACGGCTTCATTGAACGCCGCAAGCGCGCAGGGACCTTCGTCGCGCGGCCGCGGGTGCATTCGATGGTGCTCGACATTCCGGACCTCGCGCACGAGGTCCGCAACCGCGGCCAGGCCTATGCCTATAGGCTGGAAGCGCGGACGATCCGTACCGCCGACCCGGGCGACCCGGTCGCAGTCGAGATTGCTCGCGGCGGTGCCTTGCTGCAGTTGAGCGGCACGCATCTCGCCGACGGCATCCCGCTTGCGATCGAGGACCGGCTGATCGCGCTGGTCGCCGTCCCTGATTCGGAAGGGGCCGATTTCTCGACGACGTCGCCGGGGGCCTGGCTGCTCGAACATGTCGCCTGGACCGAAGCGGAAAGCCGCATCGCCGCAGTCGGAGCGGACGCCGCGACCGCCCGGCGGCTGGCGGTTGCAGCGGGCACCGCCTGCCTTGCTATCGACCGCCGGACCTGGCGCGGTGGGGAGCCGATCACCTATGTCCGTCAGATCTTCGTCGGGACGGCCTATGACTTGTCCGCGCGCTTCGGCCCGGCGGCGCGTTAG
- a CDS encoding formimidoylglutamate deiminase — protein MPSFFFDQWLSRDRWDRSVRITVRDGLIAAIEADASPQQDDERHAIGLPGLPNLHSHAFQRGMAGLAENAQGALDSFWTWREAMYRFVDRITPDDLRDIAAMAQVEMLEAGFTRVGEFHYLHHATDGTPYPDRAAMAGALAAAAGETGIGLTLLPVFYAQSGFGGAVPTEGQRRFVNNRDSFARLLEDSAAAIAVLPDAVLGIAPHSLRAVSPDDLAALPTMTAGPIHIHVAEQVKEVDDCVSWSGARPVEWLLDHAPVDDRWCLVHATHMTAQETERAARTGAVAGLCPITEANLGDGIFPAVAWQAAGGRFGIGSDSNVRIDATEEFRLLDYGQRLTRGVRNPLAQNGSSGGILYRTALAGGAQALGVVGDAADFLTLDPGHPSLVGRDGDALLDALLFSAGQSAIDGVWRRGKRVVAGGRHVARDVIATRYADTLARLIA, from the coding sequence ATGCCCAGTTTCTTCTTCGATCAGTGGTTGAGCCGCGACCGATGGGATCGGTCGGTGCGGATCACTGTGCGTGACGGTCTGATCGCTGCGATCGAAGCCGACGCGTCACCACAGCAGGACGATGAGCGCCACGCGATCGGGCTGCCCGGTCTGCCGAACCTGCACAGCCATGCCTTCCAGCGCGGCATGGCCGGGCTCGCCGAGAACGCCCAGGGTGCGCTTGACAGTTTCTGGACCTGGCGCGAGGCGATGTATCGCTTCGTCGACCGCATCACGCCCGACGACCTTCGCGACATCGCCGCGATGGCGCAGGTCGAAATGCTGGAAGCCGGCTTCACCCGGGTCGGCGAGTTCCATTATCTTCATCATGCCACAGACGGCACACCCTATCCCGATCGCGCGGCGATGGCCGGTGCGCTCGCCGCTGCTGCCGGTGAGACGGGGATCGGCCTAACCCTGCTGCCTGTCTTCTACGCACAATCGGGGTTTGGCGGTGCCGTCCCGACAGAGGGGCAACGTCGTTTCGTCAACAACCGCGACAGCTTCGCCCGGCTGCTGGAGGACAGCGCTGCCGCCATCGCCGTGCTGCCCGACGCCGTTCTGGGGATTGCCCCGCACAGCCTGCGCGCCGTCTCGCCCGATGACCTCGCCGCGCTGCCCACTATGACAGCTGGCCCGATCCACATCCATGTCGCGGAGCAGGTGAAGGAAGTCGACGACTGCGTCTCCTGGAGCGGCGCGCGGCCCGTTGAATGGCTGCTCGACCATGCACCGGTCGACGACCGCTGGTGCCTCGTCCATGCCACCCACATGACCGCACAGGAAACCGAGCGCGCGGCGCGGACCGGGGCGGTCGCCGGCCTATGTCCGATCACCGAAGCCAATCTGGGCGACGGCATCTTTCCCGCCGTCGCGTGGCAGGCGGCAGGCGGGCGCTTTGGCATCGGATCGGATTCGAACGTGCGCATCGACGCGACCGAGGAGTTCCGTCTGCTGGATTATGGCCAGCGGCTGACCCGGGGTGTCCGCAACCCACTGGCACAGAACGGATCGAGCGGCGGCATTCTATACCGCACGGCACTCGCCGGGGGTGCCCAGGCGCTTGGCGTCGTCGGCGACGCCGCCGATTTCCTGACCCTCGATCCCGGCCATCCGTCGTTGGTGGGACGTGACGGCGATGCCCTGCTCGACGCTCTGCTCTTTTCCGCCGGCCAGAGCGCGATCGACGGTGTCTGGCGGCGAGGCAAGCGTGTTGTCGCCGGCGGCCGCCACGTCGCGCGCGACGTCATTGCCACACGATACGCCGACACGCTCGCGCGGCTGATCGCATGA
- a CDS encoding imidazolonepropionase encodes MHGDTLWRNARLATMTGDGLGIVENGAIVAKGGQILAVGAADVAGAATADRVIDCEGRWITPGLIDCHTHLVHGGDRAAEFEQRLAGASYEEIARSGGGIVSTMRATRTASEADLVETALPRLDALLAEGVTTVEIKSGYGLSLADEAKSLRAARRLAERRDVGVTTTFLGAHALPTEWATDADGYIDHVCYTILPAIVAEGLADAVDAFCEGIGFSPDQVARVFAAAKRHGLPVKLHAEQLSNLHGAQIAAQHNALSADHLEWLDDEGIAAMAASRTVATLLPGAYYFTRETKLPPVEALRAAGVPIAVATDCNPGTSPLTSILLAMNMAATCFRLTVDECLRGVTIQAARALGLADRIGSLAPGKACDLAIWDIERPAELVYRIGFNPLHQRIRNGR; translated from the coding sequence ATGCACGGCGATACCCTCTGGCGGAATGCCCGACTGGCGACGATGACCGGCGACGGCCTGGGCATCGTCGAGAATGGGGCGATCGTTGCGAAGGGAGGGCAGATCCTCGCCGTCGGCGCCGCCGATGTGGCCGGCGCCGCGACGGCGGACCGCGTGATCGATTGCGAAGGGCGCTGGATCACACCCGGACTGATCGATTGCCATACCCATCTCGTCCACGGCGGTGACCGCGCGGCGGAGTTCGAGCAGCGTCTGGCGGGCGCGAGTTACGAGGAGATCGCGCGATCCGGCGGGGGGATCGTCTCAACGATGCGCGCGACGCGTACCGCGAGCGAAGCGGACCTCGTCGAAACCGCATTGCCGCGCCTCGATGCGTTGCTCGCGGAAGGCGTCACGACGGTCGAGATCAAATCGGGCTATGGCCTGTCGCTCGCCGACGAAGCCAAATCCCTTCGAGCAGCACGCAGGCTTGCCGAGCGCCGCGACGTGGGCGTGACGACGACGTTCCTGGGAGCACACGCCCTGCCGACGGAATGGGCGACCGATGCCGACGGGTATATCGACCATGTCTGCTACACCATTCTTCCCGCAATCGTAGCCGAGGGGTTGGCCGACGCGGTCGACGCCTTTTGCGAAGGGATCGGATTTTCGCCCGATCAGGTCGCCCGCGTCTTTGCGGCGGCGAAGCGCCACGGCTTGCCGGTCAAGCTCCACGCCGAACAGCTCTCCAACCTTCATGGTGCGCAGATTGCTGCGCAGCATAATGCGCTGTCCGCCGACCATCTCGAGTGGCTGGACGACGAAGGCATTGCCGCGATGGCAGCGAGCCGCACGGTCGCGACGCTGCTGCCCGGTGCCTATTATTTCACGCGCGAGACGAAGCTGCCGCCGGTCGAGGCCCTGCGCGCTGCCGGCGTGCCGATCGCAGTGGCGACCGACTGCAATCCGGGCACCTCGCCCCTGACGTCGATCCTGCTCGCCATGAACATGGCGGCGACCTGTTTTCGCCTGACTGTCGACGAGTGTCTACGCGGCGTGACGATCCAGGCCGCGCGCGCCCTCGGGCTGGCCGACCGCATCGGCTCGCTCGCGCCCGGCAAGGCGTGCGACCTCGCCATCTGGGACATCGAGCGTCCCGCGGAGCTTGTCTACCGGATCGGGTTCAACCCCCTTCACCAACGGATACGAAACGGCCGATGA
- the hutH gene encoding histidine ammonia-lyase, with translation MITLVPGTVALPDWRAVYRGAASRLDPVCRDAVAASAAAVERIVARGAPVYGINTGFGKLANVRIASEDLTTLQRNIVLSHAAGVGAPSPRAIVRLMMALKLASFGMGASGVRPATVAMIEAMLAADALPIVPCQGSVGASGDLAPLAHMAAAMIGVGEIDVAGCVMPATDALRRIGLAPLELGPKEGLALLNGTQFSTANALAGLFEAEALFQAALVTGALSTEAAKGSDAPFDHRIHRLRGHAGQIAVGDALRGLMAGSAIRASHREDDPRVQDPYCLRCQPQVMGAALDVLRQAARTLEVEANGVSDNPLIFADTDEALSGGNFHAEPVAFAADMIALAICEIGSLSERRVAMLVDPALSGLPAFLTPRPGINSGFMIPQVTAAALVSENKQRAYPASVDSIPTSANQEDHVSMAAHGARRLLEMAANAQAVVGIELLAAGQGCDFHAPLTSSDALEQARACLREQVPTLAEDRHFHPDMEAATTLVRSGALVEAAGAALPGICA, from the coding sequence ATGATCACGCTTGTCCCCGGCACTGTCGCGCTTCCCGACTGGCGCGCCGTCTATCGCGGTGCGGCGTCGAGACTCGACCCCGTCTGTCGCGACGCGGTCGCGGCCAGCGCTGCCGCGGTCGAGCGGATCGTCGCTCGGGGCGCGCCGGTCTATGGGATCAATACGGGGTTCGGGAAGCTGGCGAATGTCCGGATCGCGAGCGAGGATCTGACGACGCTTCAGCGCAATATCGTGCTGAGCCATGCTGCCGGCGTCGGCGCGCCGAGCCCGCGCGCAATCGTGCGGCTGATGATGGCGCTGAAGTTGGCAAGCTTTGGCATGGGGGCCTCGGGCGTGCGGCCGGCGACGGTCGCGATGATCGAGGCGATGCTGGCCGCCGATGCATTGCCGATCGTGCCATGCCAGGGGTCGGTCGGGGCAAGCGGCGACCTTGCGCCCCTCGCACATATGGCTGCGGCGATGATCGGGGTTGGCGAGATCGACGTCGCCGGATGCGTCATGCCGGCAACGGATGCGTTGCGGCGGATCGGGCTCGCGCCGCTCGAACTCGGGCCGAAGGAAGGGCTGGCGCTCCTCAACGGCACGCAATTCTCGACCGCCAATGCGCTTGCCGGATTGTTCGAAGCCGAAGCGCTGTTTCAGGCCGCACTCGTCACTGGCGCCTTGTCGACGGAAGCGGCCAAGGGGTCCGACGCGCCGTTCGACCATCGTATCCACCGCCTGCGCGGCCACGCCGGGCAGATCGCGGTCGGTGACGCCTTGCGCGGGTTGATGGCCGGCTCCGCGATCCGTGCGAGCCACCGCGAGGACGATCCGCGCGTTCAAGACCCCTATTGTCTGCGATGCCAGCCGCAAGTGATGGGCGCTGCGCTGGACGTGTTGCGTCAGGCGGCGCGGACGCTGGAGGTCGAGGCGAACGGCGTTTCGGACAATCCGCTGATCTTCGCCGATACCGACGAGGCGCTCTCTGGCGGGAACTTCCATGCCGAGCCGGTCGCCTTCGCCGCCGACATGATCGCGCTTGCGATTTGCGAGATCGGCAGCCTTTCGGAACGCCGCGTGGCAATGCTGGTCGATCCTGCGCTGTCGGGTCTGCCCGCGTTCCTGACGCCGCGGCCGGGGATCAATTCCGGCTTCATGATCCCGCAAGTGACCGCCGCAGCTTTGGTCAGTGAGAACAAGCAGCGGGCGTACCCGGCGAGCGTCGATTCGATCCCGACGTCGGCGAACCAGGAGGATCATGTGTCGATGGCGGCGCATGGCGCGCGCCGCTTGCTGGAGATGGCGGCGAATGCGCAGGCCGTGGTCGGGATCGAACTGCTGGCGGCGGGGCAGGGGTGCGACTTCCACGCGCCGCTGACATCGTCGGATGCGCTGGAGCAGGCGCGGGCGTGCCTGCGTGAGCAGGTGCCGACGCTGGCCGAAGATCGACATTTTCACCCGGATATGGAGGCCGCGACAACGCTCGTGCGGTCGGGCGCGCTGGTCGAGGCTGCCGGAGCGGCCTTGCCGGGGATATGCGCGTGA
- the hutG gene encoding N-formylglutamate deformylase yields the protein MELHRGDAPLIVAFPHTGTDLADCADAFISPWLARRDADWHIHDLYGFARDLGTTTVRMPISRSVIDVNRDPSGASLYPGQATTELCPTTTFDGDRLYADAEPDADEIARRRATWFDPYHAALAAEIDRLKAIHGHVVLYDAHSIRSRIPRLFDGELPQFNIGTNGGVTCSPKLTAAVSAACGPDQVVDGRFRGGWTTRHYGRPAKGVHAIQMELAMRGYMVEPDIPQESNWPTPMLDHPPIAPTLRAILHACLDFRP from the coding sequence ATGGAACTCCATCGTGGGGATGCTCCGCTGATCGTCGCGTTCCCGCACACCGGCACCGACCTGGCCGATTGCGCGGACGCCTTCATATCGCCGTGGCTGGCGCGGCGGGATGCCGATTGGCACATTCACGACCTCTACGGTTTCGCCCGTGACCTCGGCACGACGACCGTCCGGATGCCGATTTCGCGCAGTGTGATCGACGTAAATCGCGATCCTTCCGGCGCATCGCTCTATCCGGGGCAGGCGACGACCGAGTTATGCCCGACGACGACGTTCGACGGCGATCGGCTCTATGCCGACGCAGAGCCGGATGCCGACGAAATCGCTCGTCGCCGCGCGACGTGGTTCGACCCGTATCACGCTGCTCTTGCTGCCGAGATCGATCGGCTGAAGGCCATCCACGGCCACGTCGTCCTCTACGACGCGCATTCGATCCGCAGCCGCATCCCGCGCCTGTTCGACGGCGAGCTCCCGCAATTCAACATCGGCACCAATGGCGGTGTGACATGTTCGCCGAAGCTGACAGCGGCGGTGTCCGCCGCTTGCGGCCCGGATCAGGTCGTCGATGGCCGCTTCCGCGGCGGCTGGACGACGCGCCACTATGGCCGGCCGGCGAAGGGTGTCCACGCGATCCAGATGGAGCTCGCGATGCGCGGCTACATGGTCGAGCCCGATATCCCTCAAGAGAGCAATTGGCCGACGCCGATGCTCGATCATCCGCCGATCGCGCCGACGCTGCGCGCCATACTTCACGCCTGCCTGGATTTCCGCCCATGA
- a CDS encoding urocanate hydratase — MTRHDPTRVVTPATGTTLSAKSWLTEAPLRMLMNNLHPDVAERPEDLVVYGGIGRAARDWESYDRIVETLRRLEDDQTLLIQSGKPVGVFRTHRDAPRVLLANSNLVPRWADWAHFDELDRKGLAMYGQMTAGSWIYIGTQGIVQGTYETFVEMGRQHYGGDLSGKWLLTAGLGGMGGAQPLAAVMAGASCLAIECQQSRIDMRLRTGYLDRATTDLDEALEIVTTAREPISVGLLGNAAELLPEILARGVRPDLLTDQTSAHDPVNGYLPAGWTLERWLATREQNPQAVAEAAKASMARHVAAMLAFQAAGVPTVDYGNNIRQVAEDAGVANAFDFPGFVPAYIRPLFCRGVGPFRWAALSGDPDDIYKTDAKVKELLPDDAHLHRWLDMARERIRFQGLPARICWVGLGDRHRLGLAFNDMVARGELRAPVVIGRDHLDSGSVASPNRETEAMRDGSDAVSDWPLLNALLNTASGATWVSIHHGGGVGMGYSQHSGMVVVADGTPDAAKRLERVLWNDPATGVMRHADAGYEIARDCARAQGLDLPGIL, encoded by the coding sequence ATGACCCGCCACGACCCGACCCGCGTCGTCACGCCTGCTACCGGCACGACGCTCAGCGCGAAGAGCTGGCTGACCGAAGCGCCCTTGCGGATGCTGATGAACAACCTCCATCCCGATGTCGCCGAACGGCCCGAGGACCTCGTCGTCTATGGTGGGATCGGTCGCGCCGCGCGGGATTGGGAGAGTTACGACCGCATCGTCGAGACGTTGCGTCGTCTGGAGGACGACCAGACCCTGCTCATCCAATCGGGCAAGCCGGTCGGCGTGTTTCGCACCCATAGGGACGCACCACGCGTGCTTCTCGCCAATTCCAACCTGGTGCCCCGGTGGGCGGACTGGGCGCATTTCGACGAGCTCGATCGCAAGGGGCTGGCGATGTACGGCCAGATGACCGCGGGGTCCTGGATCTACATCGGCACGCAGGGCATCGTTCAGGGAACGTACGAGACGTTCGTCGAAATGGGGCGCCAGCATTATGGCGGCGACCTGTCGGGCAAATGGCTGTTGACCGCCGGCCTGGGCGGCATGGGCGGCGCGCAGCCGCTGGCCGCAGTGATGGCGGGCGCGTCGTGCCTGGCGATCGAGTGTCAGCAGAGCCGGATCGATATGCGGCTGCGTACCGGCTATCTCGACCGTGCGACGACCGATCTGGACGAGGCGCTGGAGATCGTGACGACGGCGCGCGAACCGATTTCGGTCGGGCTGCTCGGCAATGCCGCGGAGCTTTTGCCCGAGATTTTGGCGCGCGGCGTTCGACCCGATCTGTTGACCGATCAGACCAGTGCGCACGATCCGGTCAACGGCTATCTTCCCGCCGGCTGGACGCTCGAGCGCTGGCTGGCGACGCGCGAGCAGAACCCGCAGGCGGTCGCCGAGGCCGCCAAGGCATCGATGGCGCGGCATGTCGCTGCGATGTTGGCATTCCAGGCGGCGGGCGTTCCGACGGTCGATTACGGCAATAATATCCGACAGGTCGCCGAGGACGCGGGCGTTGCCAATGCGTTCGACTTTCCCGGATTCGTCCCCGCCTATATCCGCCCGCTCTTCTGTCGCGGCGTCGGGCCGTTTCGCTGGGCCGCGCTGTCGGGCGATCCGGACGACATCTACAAGACCGACGCCAAGGTGAAGGAGCTGCTGCCCGACGACGCGCACCTCCACCGGTGGCTCGACATGGCGCGTGAGCGCATCAGGTTCCAGGGCCTGCCGGCCCGCATCTGCTGGGTAGGGTTGGGCGACCGCCACCGCCTCGGCCTGGCGTTCAACGATATGGTCGCGCGCGGCGAACTGCGGGCGCCGGTCGTGATCGGGCGCGATCACCTCGATAGCGGATCGGTCGCCTCGCCCAATCGCGAGACGGAGGCGATGCGCGACGGGTCGGACGCCGTTAGCGACTGGCCGCTGCTGAACGCGCTGTTGAACACCGCGAGCGGCGCGACCTGGGTGTCGATCCACCACGGTGGCGGGGTCGGCATGGGCTATTCGCAGCATTCGGGAATGGTCGTCGTCGCCGATGGCACGCCCGACGCGGCAAAGCGGCTGGAACGTGTGTTGTGGAACGACCCGGCGACGGGCGTGATGCGGCACGCCGATGCCGGTTATGAGATCGCCCGCGACTGCGCGCGTGCGCAGGGCCTGGACCTTCCCGGCATCCTTTGA
- a CDS encoding Crp/Fnr family transcriptional regulator, with amino-acid sequence MDGAAVLTARFASFSPLSPGAMSSVRGVPWQLVDLGTSRSARAFDGLRDRVMVVLSGVLFHHAIVRSGARQVLCLHLPGELVGVDCPGMGTAAIGAHGPAQVAVFDSTAWREMVAAQSSIRAAVEQEVHMNLSIARAWLTNNCRREAATRVAHLLCEVAYRIGGAALPRLTQEFLSDCVGLTSVHTNRVLRRLEAMDCLRRDGDRYQIVDEQRLREFAEFDPVYLTPVVQVPA; translated from the coding sequence ATGGACGGCGCTGCCGTCCTGACTGCCCGCTTCGCGTCGTTCAGTCCGTTGTCGCCCGGAGCGATGTCGTCGGTTCGGGGCGTGCCGTGGCAGCTCGTCGATCTCGGAACCTCGCGTTCGGCGCGCGCTTTCGACGGGTTGCGTGATCGCGTGATGGTGGTGCTGTCGGGCGTTCTGTTTCATCACGCCATCGTCCGCTCCGGCGCGCGGCAGGTGCTGTGCCTGCACCTGCCGGGTGAGCTGGTCGGCGTGGACTGCCCCGGCATGGGCACCGCGGCGATCGGTGCGCATGGTCCGGCGCAGGTGGCGGTTTTCGATTCGACCGCATGGCGCGAAATGGTCGCGGCGCAGTCGTCGATCCGCGCTGCGGTGGAACAGGAAGTCCACATGAACCTGTCGATCGCGCGGGCGTGGTTGACCAACAATTGCCGTCGCGAGGCGGCGACGCGGGTCGCGCATCTGCTGTGCGAAGTCGCCTATCGCATCGGTGGCGCGGCGTTGCCGCGTCTGACGCAGGAATTCCTCAGCGACTGCGTCGGGCTGACGTCGGTGCACACCAACCGCGTGCTGCGCCGGTTGGAGGCGATGGACTGCCTGCGTCGCGACGGCGATCGCTATCAGATCGTCGACGAGCAGCGGCTGCGCGAATTCGCCGAATTCGATCCGGTTTATCTGACACCGGTGGTTCAGGTTCCGGCCTGA
- a CDS encoding glycosyltransferase family 4 protein — translation MKIAMLAPIAWRTPPRHYGPWELVTSLLTEALVARGVDVTLFATLDSQTAGTLDGIVPAPYSEDPSIDAKVWEYRHLAHVFGQADRFDIIHNQADFPAHAFAPFVDTPVVTTIHGFSSARILPMYQPFQDRVHFVAISDADRHPSLHYAATIHHGIPIDDFPFDPVGSEDLLFFGRIHPDKGPKEAIAAARASGRRLDMYGIVQDSGYHEREVAPGIDGDRVRYHGAVGGAARVRALGAARALLHLINFDEPFGLSVIEAMACGTPVIATRRGSMPELIDDGVTGVLVDDLQGVGDAIECAAGLDRATIRQSVIDRFSVERMADAYIALYRRILGG, via the coding sequence ATGAAGATCGCGATGCTTGCCCCGATCGCCTGGCGCACGCCGCCGCGCCATTATGGCCCGTGGGAACTCGTCACGAGCCTGTTGACCGAGGCGCTGGTCGCGCGCGGCGTCGACGTCACGCTGTTCGCCACGCTCGACAGCCAGACCGCCGGCACGCTCGACGGTATCGTTCCCGCCCCCTATTCCGAAGACCCCAGCATCGATGCCAAGGTCTGGGAGTATCGCCATCTCGCGCATGTCTTCGGCCAGGCCGACCGGTTCGACATCATCCACAACCAGGCCGATTTTCCCGCTCACGCCTTTGCGCCGTTCGTCGACACGCCGGTCGTCACGACCATCCACGGCTTCTCATCCGCCCGCATCCTGCCGATGTATCAGCCGTTTCAGGACCGGGTGCATTTCGTCGCGATCAGCGACGCCGATCGCCATCCATCGCTGCACTATGCCGCAACCATCCATCACGGCATCCCGATCGACGATTTTCCCTTCGATCCGGTGGGCAGCGAGGATCTGCTGTTCTTCGGTCGCATTCACCCCGACAAGGGGCCGAAGGAAGCCATCGCGGCGGCGCGCGCCAGTGGACGCCGGCTCGACATGTACGGCATCGTTCAGGACAGCGGCTATCACGAGCGGGAGGTTGCGCCCGGTATCGATGGCGACCGCGTCCGCTATCACGGGGCGGTCGGCGGCGCGGCGCGGGTGCGCGCGCTCGGCGCCGCACGCGCCCTGCTCCACCTCATCAACTTCGACGAGCCATTCGGTCTGTCGGTGATCGAGGCGATGGCCTGCGGCACACCCGTCATCGCTACCCGACGCGGGTCCATGCCGGAGCTGATCGATGACGGCGTGACCGGTGTTCTGGTCGACGACCTGCAAGGCGTCGGCGACGCGATCGAATGCGCCGCCGGGCTCGATCGGGCGACGATCCGCCAGTCGGTCATCGATCGCTTTTCGGTCGAGCGGATGGCGGACGCCTATATCGCGCTCTACCGCCGAATCCTCGGCGGTTGA